Within Tamandua tetradactyla isolate mTamTet1 chromosome 10, mTamTet1.pri, whole genome shotgun sequence, the genomic segment ATTTCTGGGCTGAAGGCAGCAAATCTCAGGATTGTGACAACATCAGCTACAAGGTAGAACCAAGTCCAGCTGAGACCCAGCTCCCGAGTGAAAGCCGTTGCTGGCACATAGTCACCACCTGCCCCAGAGGTAGACCCTCCTTCAGGTCAGTTCCCGAGCTAAAGCAACATCAGTGATAAACCCGGGTCAGAAACCAACTCCTGTGGCACTTCAACCAGTGTGGTCAGTGGCAGCTCCAGCAGCAACCTGAGGGTCAGAGCCAGCTCCGGTGCCCGGTCCACAGAGACATCTTCTATCTCCCCAAATCCAGAGCTACAAACATCTGCAGCCTCAGCTCCTGATTCTGAAGCAGCTTTAGAAGCACCTTTAGCCATACTTCCTTATGGGCTTAGTGTGCCAGTTGTTCCAGCATTCTCTTCTATTTCACTACAGCTCTCCAGGGCCTGGGGTATCTTACTATTCACCTCAACTTTCTGGCTCTGGGAACAGCATCTGTGCATGTGGATGAGCTGTCCTGCATTTGACTAGGTGTATATTTTATAGGAGTGTCTGGAGTTGCTGTGGGAAGAGGGTATCTGAGAGTGCCCTCTTGGGGATTCAGAGCTCCTGGTACCAGCCTCCCAGCCCACCAGGCAGAGGGTATGCACATAAGGCCTGAGGGAGGTGCTCCAAAGTCTGGCCTGCAACAGGCCTGGGGAACACCGTGAGAACGTCCCCCCCACACCCCCTCACTGACCTCTGCTGACTCCAGGGAATTTCAGGTTTGGAGCCTCTAATTATCATCCATGAGCAGGGCGTGGGCTGCTGGCTGCTGCTGGGGTTCCTGCAGGGAGCAGGTGCTGGAAGGGATGGGGGAGTGACGCGTGACCTTGCTCTTGCCTTGGGCGACCCCGATGTGGAGGACCAGGCAGTCCACTCTCCCTGGGGTGATGGAGAACATGGCCTGGGAGGGCCGCAGGCACTGCACTTCCTCTACTTGAGGAAGTGACTGCGGCCCCTCACTCCGGGGGTGCTCCCCATTGATCCTCAGTGCACACCACGTCAGTCACTGTTCCCACTGGAGAAGCTTCAGGGATGGAAGATGAGGCCCATGGAGGTTTGGGATCTGGCTGCAGGTGCTTGGCTGTGAAttgaacctcaattttctcatctgcaagtGGAGAAGAACATCTACTTCCGGGCCCTGTTTGCCACCAGGTGGGGGCTTCCCTCGGGGGAGATGCTAAGGTCACTTCCTGGGTGGACTGTGTATGTGTTTCCACCCAACCATGAGCTCCCTGAGAGCAGAACctgctttctccttctctctcttccttctggggCCGAGCTGCTGGACACTGAGTCAGTGGCCTGACACCCGCGTCCCCCCAGCCCCTGAGCTCCCTTGAGGAAAGCCCTGAAAGCAGGCTGCCCCCCAGGCCTGCCCCATCAGAGCTGCTGGGGTTCCTCTCCTCACTCCACGCTGGGTCCCACCTGTGAATGCACCCACATCTCACGTGGGTCCTGGGGTGGGTGTGTACGTCTCCCGTATCCAGAAGAAGGTTTGAGATCAGAAGCTTTCTGTGGTAAAAGAATCTTGATTGCTGATTCAACTTCTTTAGTTGATGTAGGGCAACTCAGAATATCCATTGCTACTTGAGTGGCCAAACAACAGTCTCGTCAAGAAAAGGTGGAGGGAGACGTGGAGTGCACATGGGACAAGATGGAGTTGGCCCCACCACAGCCATATGCAAACTACAACTCAAGGTGAAAAAAGAAGCTAAATGTAATTGCTGAACCTTGAAAATCTCTTCAATTAAAATGGAGCAGAAGCATTTCATGGACATGGActtgccaataatttttaaatatgacaccaacagcatgaggaacaaaataaaacgggttatatgaaaattaaaatcttctgtGCATCCAGTAAAGCCAActgacctgggacagaacagtctcttcaataaatggtgcctagagaactgaatatccacatgcaaaagaatgaaagaggacccatatctcacagcctatacagaaattaacccaaaatggatcaaagacctaaatattagatgtaagactataaaactgttagaagaaaatgtagggaaatatcttataaatcttataataagtggcggtttcctagaccttacaaacaaagcaagagcattgaagaaagagagagagagagagagagagagagagaggaactcctcaaaataaaacacttgtgcacatcaaagaactttgtcaagaaagtagaaagacagcctacacaatgggaaacaatatttggaaatgatagatcagataaaggcctagtatgggcaaaggacttgaacaaaatgggcaaaggacttgaacagacacttcttagaagaggaaacacaaatggccaaagggaCATGAAGAGATGTAGGAGCCAAAGCGTTAAAATaggacctgcagaatttgttgagaGCAGCTGGCTTTCCCTGGGTGGGCaagaaactgaggagattgttacttgctttgtttggaacagtctgggaggaacagaATGTTCGTTTACCCCCAAACGGTtagttaagtatgaagaaagttaagtatTTTGTTTCCTTAGGAAAAGCAGGCAGgccttttgttaccctgcagtatataagcaggatctggttcagGATAAAGTGGTCTGTTGTTTGCTAaacttaagcttcagaccccctgatcccatctgtttgtctctttctttctttcactctctctctctctttctcatcgttccttaatatccttcgagctctgtttcataggATGCAACAAAGACATACTCAAgtttcctggctattagagaaatgaaaatcaaaaccaaatcgagataccatctcacacacaccagcaTGGACATTAtcgataaaacagaaaatgacaagtgctggagaggatgtggagaaagcggcacactcatccactgttggtgggaatgtcaaatggtacaacctctgtggaaggcagtttggtggttcctcaaaaagctcaaGACAGAATTGcaatatgacccggcaataccattgctaggtatctactcagaggacacgagggcaaggacacagacatttgcacaccaatgtttatagcagccttatttacaattgcgaagagatggacacagccaaaacatccatcaacagatgagtggctaaacaaactgtggtatatacatatgatggaatattatgcagctgtaagacagaataaagttatgaagtatgtaacaacatggatggaccttgagaacattatgctgcgtgagattagccagaaaccaaagaacaaatactgtatggtctcactgatgtgaactgactttagtgaataaacttgcagaatttcgttggtaacagagaccatcaggagatagaaatagggtaagatcttgggtaattggagctgaagggatacagattgtgcaacaggactgaatgtaaaaacacagaaatggacatcacaatactacctaactgtaatacaattatgttaaaacactgaatgaagctgaatgtgagaatgatagagggaggagggctggggcataaatgaaatcaggaagaaagatagacgataaaggctgagatggtgtaatctaggaatgcctagagtgtataatgacagtgacgaaatgtacaagtttaaaaatggttttggcacgaggaggaacagaggaatgtcattactgcagggtgctgaaaacagatggtagttaatatttaaaatttcaacttctgtgtgagactaaggcaaaaaatgcttatttggtacaaaacttgtattttgactagtgcatttcctaatatgacttatgtcgacagcttaattgaacaccgtaaggacatggaaccttgagtagagcatgagattttgtgggtttgtccagagtgatgccccgataaatcccagagtgattggacagtgaagaaaaaagtatttgcaaagtccgctTCGGGGAGGTGAGgaagggggaaagttcaacttccccaagttgaattcttgatattctcacaagcagtgtggacaaccaaagctacaggctgagcccccagtcttgggggttgttcatatgaaacttaaccccacaaaggataggtcatgcctacttaaaattaggcctaagagtcaccccaagagaacctcttttttgctcgaagtggcctctctctccagccaacacaacaaggaaactcaccaccctccccctcttggcgtgggacatgactcccaggggtgtggacctacctagcaacgtgggactgtaaaagggaattttataaagcttaacagtagctaatttttcctgcttaatttagctatttacatatattttagcttctgaaatatccagcaaaagcatttgtgtcattttatattcacggctatgcatttcGTGTGAgttaagaaatataaagaaaagaattatgggccccatcagactgaagataaacaatcctggcgccaaggttacttgttgtaaaactgttaagaaatgcttattgtaaaactgttcttatctgcttttttgcaaaacagcacctgtgacccatgctcaacccccacccccctcatcttaccctttaaaaagcttttgcagaattaagttcggggctctctgttcctgcgtgttcagggagccccacgcatgtgtggaaaataaaccccttgcgtgttgcatgaaagaacgtctcttggagtcctcctttgcgtggcaaaattctcaaattcttacaggacagaaatcctagaatgagctgaacatcaagggattgagaaaaccttctcgaacaaaagggggaagagtgaaatgagacaaaataaagtgtcaatggctgagagattccaaacagagtcgagaggtcatccggGAGGTTATacttaggcattaaatagatatcacctgttagtcacgatgtagtggagaggctggagggaaggaaTGGCCTggaaatgtacagctgtgttccagtagccatgtttcttgaagatgactgtataatgatatagctttcacagtgtgactgtgtgattgtgaaaaccttgggtccgatgctccttttatctaccttgtcaacagatgagtaaaacatatggaataaagatgaataatgggggggaaatgtcaaaataaatttagattgtaatgctggtgatcagtgagggggaggagtggggggtatgatatgaaaaacaaataatactTATAATAAAGAAGTGTTTATTAGAAGTTTGGCAATAACAAAAaactgtgcatcaaaggacataatcaagaaagtcaaaagacaacctacagaaagggagaaattcCTATGTCTGATCTGTGTTTAATTCATCCAGAATATAGAGAAGCCTGCCACCAGTAAACAACAAAAGCACCTACAACCACATGTAAAACGGGTGCAAACATAAACAggcatttctgcaaagaagagatGCAAAGGGACCACAAGCATATGAGAGCATATTTAACATCAACAGgcgttagggaaatgcaatgagGAACCACCTCACAAACACTGCTGTGGGGATGATTCAGCTGGAGGTGGGGAAATGGCAGGATGTCGGGTCACAGAATCCACAGGGGTCTGCCTCCCCAGGGCATGCGAGGGCATCCAGGAGAAGAGGGAGCTGGAGGCCTGTCCCCATGCTGGGCACTGAAAGGTGGGCGAACCCCAGAGGGGAAGAGgctcctggagagaaggcctcagtttcccatctctGATTGGGCTAGGAGAAGTGTCACCCTCGGTTCTCCTCCAGTGACCCGCGGTGCTCTCAGGCCCTGAACGATATGTTCCACTCGCTTGGGGACCTGGTCAGCAGAAACAGGTTTGGTGGTTTGGGGAACTGAGCGCCTGGGGTGGCACAGAGCATGGCAGAGCACCACACCACCTTCGGGGGCCCAGGGAGAGGACACACCTTGTGGAAGCATGGAGGAAATGCTAACGAGAATGAGATGCCTTTGGAGGTTTACACCCAAGGGGAACAAGGCTGCTTTTCTCTGACTTTCGAGCCACCCTGGATGTGGACTGAGAAATGAAGTCAAGGGGTTTGTGACTTTCCCAAGACCACACCTGTGAGCTCAGCCCTGAGTAGAGGTGGGTCCCTGCTGCCTCCACCCCACAGGCCGTCCTTCCCCTTCTCAGCCCCTGCAATAGCACAGGTGAGCCCAGCCTCAAGTGTAATAGGAATTATCACACATCACCCGTTGGTGGCCCTGGGCAGGAGAAGCTGGAATGTCCCttgagcaggagggggagggggaggtgctGAGAGGCACCAGCACTTGCAGGAGCACAGAACTGGGAGGAGGAGAGTCGGGTCTGAACCAGACTCTGagccctcagtttcctcctgaCGTCCCCATGCCGTAGGGAGCAGTGTGGAGGGTTGTGAGGGTGACACAGTGCAGGGAGGGAGATGACAGGGAGCAGAGGGAGGGTGGTCACCCCACAGAGGAGCACGGGGGGAGATTGCATTCATGGAGGGGAACAAGGAAAGGGACCAGGGGGTGACCTCACTTCCTTGGAGAAGGAGCCTAACAGAACTTGGAACCCCGGTATCCAGGCACCTACATTCTAGACACAGCCCCTAACGGCTCACTCGGAAAGAGGTGCTTGAGAGAACAAGATGTTCTCCTGTTGTCTACCTGTGGGCAGAGGCCGTGGCCTCAGGAGACCCCATGGGGACAGCCTCCTCCGACGCTGCAGGCGCTGGCTCAGCTCCTGCCCTCAAAACCTCTGGCCTTGTACCAGGAGGACCCACCGGGTAACCCAGGGTCCTGTCCAGGAGCTCAGGCCAAGTCTCCCTGGTGGTCCTGCCCAGACAGCCTGAGACCTCCCAGTCccagagtggggggtggggggtgacatGCGCAGGGACAGGCACTTGGCAAGGTCAGGTGGTTGGGGATGGACACCTGGTGGACCTGTCATGCCCCCTTCCAGGTCATGGCTGCGTAGGGTACGGAGAGCAGGAGAGGCACCCACCTCATGGCTTCACCCAGAATCATGGAGTTGATGTCTCCTGTCCTCCCAGCCTATATGATGGTCTTCTCTTTACAGACCTCCACCCGGAAGAGGGGCCCAGAACTGGATGATTACGACTTCTACACCATCCCTGTGACCACAAGACCTGTggaccacagcaacagcagtgcCCAGAGGAGACTGCAGGTGAGATGGGGGCATAGAGCTTCACTCTTAGGTGCCAAGACATCGATGGGGCGTCCGGGAATCAAAACCAGCTTGGGCAACCCCTACGATCACTCAGGAATTCCAGAGTGTAGGTCTTCATCCTGACTCCCAGACAGATCTGTTATTGAGAAACCTAGGGTGAACCCAAAGAGCACATGTGTTTCCTACTGCTAACCAGGGTGATGAAAACATTGGTATGGATGTGGAGGAGAGGAGAACAGTAAAGAACCTCCAGAGGGCCAGCTGCGGAAAGAGGACCGAGAATCACCAGGTGCCTCTTCAGATGCACAGGGAACCCTGTGTGTTGGCCAACATCCTGGGGAATGGCGGATACATCACCCGCCACCAACAGGTCCTGGACCAGATGGCCACCAGGTCAGTGCCCTTGCCAACATCACTGCAGAGTCAGTTAGCACTTGCCATGGGATCTGCGATGTCTTATCAACTCCCCAGGCCTCAGGGGATACATCTGAGTGGTGGGAGTGAAAGCACACAGGACGCAGGGCTATTGAGAACACAAGGGGATGAGCCATGGGATGGGCGGAGCCAAATGAAGCCTCTCAAGTTGGGCATGGGTGACAGGCTGTTCCTCTCTTGCCACAAGGGCAGTGTGTAGGAGGAGACCCTCACGGGCAGGCAGAGAGAAATCAACACATACTCATAACCTTCTGTTGTGCTGCCCTGACCCTTTTAGCACTCATGGAGGAGCCATTCATGGCATGTCCTTATCTCTTCCCTCATAGTGTGACGATGACTCTTTTGACCACCTGGAGGAGTCAAACCTGGTTCAGGCCATCCACAGGGCCTGTTGGTTTAGAACCTGAGCTGTGCCTGGTGGCCACAACTACAATCTTTGAATTTGTTTGCAAGATCACTTGCCCGGGGAACATGAGAACGAGGTTCCCACCAGAACAGCAAGTGTGGCAGCTGGTCTTAAGGTCAGTGCCTTGTTCACCATCCCTCTTGATTCAGCAACCCCTGCCATGAGACATGGGATGTCACTTGCTGTCTCTGATCCTCAGGGGCCATGACCAAGGGGTGGGATTGAGAGAACCCAAGACGCAGGCTATGGTAGCACAAAGGTAATGATCAGGGGATGAGCGCCCTCAAGTGGAGCTTCTTAAATTGAGCATGGGAGATAGGCTGTTCCTCTGTTGCCCGAGGGACAGTATTAGGCATAAGACCCTCACGGTAGGCAGAGAGAAGTCAACACGTGCTCCTGAACCTCCATTTATGGTGTCCTGACCCTTCTTCCAGCCATGGAGGAGCCACTCACGGCAtgtccttctcttctcccacGCAGTGTGAAGAGGACCCTCCATGGGACCTGGAATCCAAACCAGGCCAGACTCAATACAGGGCCAGTTAACATCTTTCAGAGGGCCAGCTGGGGAAAGAGGACTGGGGATCTCCAGGTGCCTCTTCAGATGCACAGGGAACCCTGTGTGTTGGCCAACATCCTGGGGAATGGCGGATACATCACCCGCCACCAACAGGTCCTGGACCAGATGGCCACCAGGTCAGTGCCCTTGCCAACATCACTGCAGAGTCAGTTAGCACTTGCCATGTGATCTGCGATGTCTTATCAACTCCCCAGGCCTCAGGGGATACATCTGAGTGGTGGGAGTGAAAGCACACAGGACACAGGGCTATTGAGAACACAAGGGGATGAGCCACGGGATGGGCGGAGCCAAATGAAGCCTTTCAAGTTGGGCATGGGTGACAGGCTGTTCCTCTCTTGCCACAAGGGCAGTGTGTAGGAGGAGACCCTCACGGGCAGGCAGAGAGAAATCAACACATTCTCAATAAACTTCTGTTGTGTTGCCCTGACCCTTATGGCACCCATGGAGGAGCCATTCATGGCTTGTCCTTATCTCTTCCCTCATAGTGTGAAGATGACTCTGTTGACCACCTGGAGGAGTCAAACCTGGTTCAGGCCATCCACAGGGCCTGTTGGTTTAGAACCTGAGCTATACCTCATGACCACAACATCAatctttgtattattattattaaagaccATTGGTCAGGGGAATATGGGAACAAGTTTCCCACCGGAGCACAACATGCATCAGCTGGTCTCAAGGTCAGTGCCCTGCCCACCATCCCTCTCAATTCAGCAACTCCTGACATGAGACATGGGATGTCACTTGCTGTCTCTGATCCTCAGGGGCCATAACCAAGGGGTGGGATTGAGAGTACACAAGATGCTGGCTTTGGTAGGACAAAAGGTAATGTACAGGGGATGAGGTCCCTCAAGTGGAGCTTCTTAAATTGAGCATGGGAGATAGGCTGTTCCTCTGTTGCCAGAGGGACAGTGTGAAGGATGAGATGCTCAAGGGTAGGCAGAGATAAGTCAGCACTTGGTCATGACCTTCCATTTATGGCGTCCTGACCGTTCTTGCAGCCATGGCAGAGTCACTCATGGCttgtccttctcttctcccacGCAGTGTGAAGGGGACCCTCCACGGGACCTGCAGTCCAAACCAGGTCAGACCCAATCCAGCGCCAGGTGGTGGACAACCTGAGCAGTGCCTGGAGTCTGTTAATTTGTCCTCTCCAAGCACATTGCTGGGAAACCAGCAAAgagtttatgtttttttattcataatttttttccttgttttttccattttcttgtttaaataaaatttaaatatttattttatgcttttgacCCGTGTCTGTCAGTTCCTTCGATACATTGCATTCCTCTCCTACTTTGCATCTGATCTGGGATCCCACCCCACAGTGCAGTCACTCTTCTCTTGCCTTTTTCTGACCCTAGTATCCACTGATCTGCTTCTTTGTCATGTGTCCTTGTTCCCGGGAGTGGTGCTCACTGCTTAGACCCTTTATTCTTGGGCCAGAGATGGGATGAGGGAGGGAACCTCTATCCTCACTTGACAGATGGGATGGCCCGGCTCAAGGAGGTTAAGGTCTTGCCCAACTGATTTCATCTGGAAATTTGGGGGTCAGAGACTGGAACTCAAATCTGGGGCCAGGCTTTGTCATCTGATTCATGCCTTTGTGGGTGGGACCCTCCTTTTTCAGCTCTTGCCCAGGGCTGCTCCCCCTGCCTAATCCAGGTGTGGCTGGGTCAGTCCACGAGGGACCCCGGGTACAGGCAGAAAGTGGACCGTGTAGAGCAGGTGGGAAAGGCGTTCCTGGTGCCTCATGGAAATTATCCACAGGAACTCCTCCACCATGCATGGTAGCTGGGCATCTGGGAGGATGGGACAAAGGGGGTTGGAGGTCTCAGCTGTACTAAAGAAGAGAACAGACACTGCCCTGTTTGGCCAGGTGTTCACAGCGCATTCCAGTCCTGCAGGTGACGTTGGAAGGAGGTTGGGGGCAGGGCATGGAAGTTTCTGGTGAATTTCTCAGGATTGACAAGGAAATTGGGATCCTCATGTGGGGAAAGGGAAAGCTGTGGCAGATCATGGAGTTAGCTATTTTACTTGTATTTACACCTTACCCTCTGTGAAGGTTTGAGGCATCTTCCTCCTAAAATTCAGCCTCAGGAAAGATTTTTTCTCACCAAGTGGATGCGTGTTCCTTGTTTGATCAGATAAAAAGTTTGCCCTGAGATGTTTCCCTCTTTGCCCTGACTAAAAGCAAGCTCCTAGTTCAATTTCTGCTTTCATGCATAAAGCCTCATCTCAGACTTCTGTGTGTTAGTGTCCCTAACTTCTTTCATTCTGATTGACTTTTATCATATGGAGTCTTAAATGTGTTCACGGGCTTCATCTCTTTTGAAAGGGATGACATGATGTCCTGTAGAGCCATGAACCAGAGACCAACAGGCTGTGCTCTCCCCACCCACAGAGCAGGGGGGCTGGGAAACAGACTTCCTAACCTTCCAGGGCGTGGCCTGGAGGGTGGGCAGTCTGTGCAGGGCTGGGTGGGTCAGCGCGGCAGGGATGGGTCTTGTGAACACCACTGAGACCCGGAGGTGAGAGCAGGTGGTGGTGGAGGCTGTTGGGTTGACAGCAAACCATGGATTCAAATTGAATCCCTTCCTGTGGGTCTGGAACCAGTGTAAGTGGGAAATTGACCCCAGACCTGGAGGACATTTCAGGGAAGTCCAAGCAGCCGCTTCTCACATGGCCACCTGAGGAGGGCCTGGCTAAGGCCTGTGGACAGGTGCCCCGGCCAGTCTGGGGACAGGGGCCAGCCTGGTTTGGGCCTCCACACAGCGTCCCCCAGCAGATGGGTTTAAGCCAATGAACCACCCGAACCCCATCCCTGAGCCTGATGTGGGAAATGGAAAGTGTCGGCGCCCCTTCCCCTCTCGAGCCAGCGGGGGTAGAATCAGGTCACGTGGGGCCGGGAGCAGTTCAAGGTCAGCGGCCACCCCGTCCCTCTGTCCTCAGCACTGGGCAGGATGGGAAGAGCAGACACTGGGCAAGGCTCACGCCGCTGACTTCCTGGACCTGGCATCTGGGGCTGCACGGAACTTAccagcctccctgcccccagcacGGAAGGAAAAGGCCCTCTGCTGAATGTTTTcctgcatgcatgtgcacacgcatgcaccacacacacacacacacacacacacacacacacacacacttgttttTCCTCCTACAGAGGAGGATTTATCAAAGGCTGCCTTCTTGAGGTGAGGTTGGACAAACTTATCCCTCCAACTCCTTCCAAAGGCTGACAGGAGATGCTGGCTGGAAGGAGGTGAGAAGGGGACAGGCTGGACTCCAGAGGGGCAGGGAGGTGAGGGCCTGCAGCCCGAGGTCATGGCAGGCAGGGAGTTTGCTGCAGGTGGCCCACGGGGCTGGGTTTACCTGCAGGACAGGCGCCATCGAGGCTGACCCGGGAGGGGCGAGTGTGAGCTGGGATCCCGGCTGGCTGGCCCCGGGAGTGCAAAGGAGGGAGACCCTGTCTGCTTTCTAGATGGCactgagaaggaaggaggggatgTGCACAGAGCCCCAGAGCCCCGTGGCACCCATGGGGGTTCTCCTCTTCTCTGTCCCTAAAGGGCCTTTCTTGAGATGGCTAGGGGAGGAGGTGAATGGGCTGTCCAGCCTCTGCCCTCTCCATAACGCCTGCTACTTCTTGAACTTGCTCTGTGCTCGCGGCTCCTTGTGCCACCCTGCTGGGGACCTCAGAGCTGGGCGTGTGGCTCTGGTTGAGAAGCACAGCATTTGGGACTCCCCTCAGCTGGGGCTCCTCTGAGACGAGGCAGCAGAGGAGGGAACCGCCTCGGAGGGCAGCGCGAGTGGGAGGCTGTGAGAGGCCCGCAGGGGTTGGTCCCGGCTCTGCGCCCCTGCCCTGGGGAGCCCCGACCTCCGCCCGTGCCCCCAGGACAGATGAGCACTGGTGGCCCCGCTGCTGCCCGGTGCCCTGCCGGGCCCTTCACATGCCTCCCGCCTTCCAGCCTCGGGCCACTGGGGACCCGGGGGCTGCCAGGGGTTCCGGCTGCACTGCTCTCCTCTGAAGCTGCTGTGGGACCTCCCGGGGCTGCCTGGCCTGGCCCCTGCCCCTTCCTGCCCGGTGCTTCCCTCTCTGCCCTcagccaccccatccccaccGTCCTGCTCGGGCCTGCTCTGGCCCCACCCGAGGGACCCCCATCCGATGGCCTGGCTCCCCTGGGCTCTCCCTGTCCCCTCCGAGGTGTCAGGCCCCTCGGCCTCAGATGCTGGCAGGTGACCCAGGCTGGTCCTGGCTGCCATTGAAGCCACCTCCTGGCTCCTGGGAGTGCCCAGCACCCGGCCTCGTCGAGCCCCGAGCAGCCCCTTCCTGTGCTGGCCCAGGggccctttcttctctgttaggaCACGTCTGTTTCTGCCCCTGCCAAGTGGTAGTgaccatttcctttcctttacgCCCGGGCCTGGCTGGTGGGGAAAATGGTGAGCCAGACGGCAGGGGTCCTGCCTCTGGGGAGTCGTGTGCTCCAATCGCAGCATCTTGTTCATGAGACTCATCACTGATGGCCGAGCCGAATTCAAAACTCAGATAATTCCAGATCTATGTGCATAGGAACACAATTCTAAGGCCAGTGTGGTGCGTTTCTGCCCTgattctcctcttttcctttctcacgTCAATTCTGATGTTTGGAGGCCTGGGGACGGGCTCTCCTCGGGCTTCCATTAAGGTCATCAGTGCAGTGTTCAGAACTGCCCCTGCCACAGCCCCAGCATGGCTCCCAGCTGGAGAAAACACTCTGCCTTTAGAGGGCACATGTGATTCGACTCAGTCCATTTGGAGAATCCTCTTTGCCCTATACTGTGACACCCCCAGACAAAAGCCAGCTCCCCACAGTCACGGGTCCACCCACCTCCAAAGGGAAGGGGGCCGCACAAGGACGTCAGCCTGTGGGGTCATCTTGGAATCTTGCCTATGACAGTCACAGCCATGCATCTTCTCAGCCTGGGGTCCAGACTCCAGGAGAGGCCATGGACACCCCACCTCTCAATGGGAAGCGCATCCAAGATTTGGGGTCATGTGTCAAAAGCACTCCCCTCTTTGGGGAGTGAGGgtaggacctggagagaaggggaTCACCTTTGCTTACAAGTG encodes:
- the LOC143648094 gene encoding uncharacterized protein LOC143648094 isoform X1 yields the protein MFSCCLPVGRGRGLRRPHGDSLLRRCRRWLSSCPQNLWPCTRRTHRTSTRKRGPELDDYDFYTIPVTTRPVDHSNSSAQRRLQGDENIGMDVEERRTVKNLQRASCGKRTENHQVPLQMHREPCVLANILGNGGYITRHQQVLDQMATSVTMTLLTTWRSQTWFRPSTGPVGLEPELCLVATTTIFEFVCKITCPGNMRTRFPPEQQVWQLVLSVKRTLHGTWNPNQARLNTGPVNIFQRASWGKRTGDLQVPLQMHREPCVLANILGNGGYITRHQQVLDQMATSVKMTLLTTWRSQTWFRPSTGPVGLEPELYLMTTTSIFVLLLLKTIGQGNMGTSFPPEHNMHQLVSSVKGTLHGTCSPNQVRPNPAPGGGQPEQCLESVNLSSPSTLLGNQQRVYVFLFIIFFLVFSIFLFK
- the LOC143648094 gene encoding uncharacterized protein LOC143648094 isoform X3, whose translation is MFSCCLPVGRGRGLRRPHGDSLLRRCRRWLSSCPQNLWPCTRRTHRTSTRKRGPELDDYDFYTIPVTTRPVDHSNSSAQRRLQGDENIGMDVEERRTVKNLQRASCGKRTENHQVPLQMHREPCVLANILGNGGYITRHQQVLDQMATSVTMTLLTTWRSQTWFRPSTGPVGLEPELCLVATTTIFEFVCKITCPGNMRTRFPPEQQVWQLVLSVKRTLHGTWNPNQARLNTGPVNIFQRASWGKRTGDLQVPLQMHREPCVLANILGNGGYITRHQQVLDQMATSVKGTLHGTCSPNQVRPNPAPGGGQPEQCLESVNLSSPSTLLGNQQRVYVFLFIIFFLVFSIFLFK
- the LOC143648094 gene encoding uncharacterized protein LOC143648094 isoform X2 — its product is MFSCCLPVGRGRGLRRPHGDSLLRRCRRWLSSCPQNLWPCTRRTHRTSTRKRGPELDDYDFYTIPVTTRPVDHSNSSAQRRLQGDENIGMDVEERRTVKNLQRASCGKRTENHQVPLQMHREPCVLANILGNGGYITRHQQVLDQMATSVKRTLHGTWNPNQARLNTGPVNIFQRASWGKRTGDLQVPLQMHREPCVLANILGNGGYITRHQQVLDQMATSVKMTLLTTWRSQTWFRPSTGPVGLEPELYLMTTTSIFVLLLLKTIGQGNMGTSFPPEHNMHQLVSSVKGTLHGTCSPNQVRPNPAPGGGQPEQCLESVNLSSPSTLLGNQQRVYVFLFIIFFLVFSIFLFK